CCGACGATCGGCGCACGTGCGCGCGGCGGGTTTGCTGACGGTGGCGGCAGGTGTGGTGGCGCTGTCCGCGTGCGCCTCCCCGGCCGCGCCCGGGAACGGCGGTGGGGCCGACCCGGAGGTGGACGGCAGCATCCCGGCGAACACCAGCATCGCGCTCGACGACTCCCGCCACCCCGCGCTCTCCCGGCTGGACGCCGCCCTGGTGGCGGCCGTGCGCGCGGCGGCGGTGGACGCCCGCGCGGCCGGTATCGAGCTGAGGGTGACCTCGGGCTGGCGCGGCGAGGGCTACCAGCGGCGCCTGTTCGACGAGGCCGTGGCCGTGCACGGGAGCGTCGAGGAGGCGCGCCGGTGGGTCACCACGCCGGAGGAGTCGGCGCACGTGCGGGGTGAGGCCATCGACATCGGGCCGACCGACGCCGCCGACTGGCTCGTCCGCAACGGGGCGGACTACGGCCTGTGCCAGGCGTACGCCAACGAGATGTGGCACTTCGAGCTGCTGACCGCGCCGGGCGGCGAGTGCCCGGCCCCGCGGGCCGACGCCGCCGGTTGACCCGGGGCGCCCGGCCCGCGCCACCTGCTGTCCGCCGACTGGTGGGGCCGTGGCCGTCCAAAGGCTGCGGGCGGTGATGTCGCCGTGGGCAGTGGTCGCGTGGACCTCCAGGTCGGGGGCGCCGCCGGTGTTCCGGAGCGCGTTGTCGATGCGACCGCGGGAGGTGCCCGCGTCCAACGAGGCGGAGACGCCGGCCGCCGCGCCGATCGACACGTCGCCGGCCTGCGTGCGCAGCACGATCGCACCGCGCACGGCCTCGGCGATCCGGATGTCGCCCTTGCCGGTTCTGATCTCCGCCGGGCCGGTGAGGCGGTCGACCGAGACGTCGCCGGCGTGCGTGGTGAGGCGGACGCCCGAGGCCTCGTCGAGCTCGATCGCGCCGTGCGAGCCCTCGAAGGCGACCTAGCCGAGCCGCCCGACGCCCCGGAACCCGATGTCGGCGGCCTTGACCTCGACACGTGAACCGGCGGGCAGGTGGACCGTGACGTCGACGCGGCCGGAGGGGCCGAGGAGCTGGTTCTTCGGCGAGGACGGGACCGAGATCCGCAGGACGCCGTCGCGGTACTCGACCGCGGTCCGCTCTGCGGCCTTCACGTGCACTACAACCACCATCGCCCCCACACCGTCGCCGGGAACCGAGCACCAGCCACGGCTCCACACCGGCGTCACCAACGTCCTGGCTTCATACAGCTAGACGGTTCAGGGATGGCAAGATCTGACCGCATGTCATCCGAGAACCAGCCAGAGTCTCCTGAGAATAAGCAACAAGCCGAAAGATTTCGAGCTAAATTTCCAAAATCACTTTCAGTGATAGCGGGATTGTTTTCGGTTGCAATAGTCGCTTTGGTTATTCTCGCTCAGTCTGCAACGAAGGACGGAAAGTACGATGGACAGTTCTCCGGTAACTGGATCAATGGACTGGCTGCACTTGTTGCCGTCCTGAACGTTGTCCTTACCTTCTATATTTTGAGAACAGCCCTAGGGCAACTTGAGGCGTTTCAACATGACATCAACAGTCAGGAGAAGCGTCATGCGGAACAGTTGAGGCGACAAGAGGATCAGTCGCGTGCAGACATTGAACGCCAAGAACAGTTGCGCGCTAAAGAAACAGAATCAGCCCGTCAAGAACGTGCTAACATGCAACATCTATTGACGATTCAGACTGAAGCGCTCAAGCTTGCACAAGCCGATGCCGAGCGTTCACACAGGGAGACAGCAAAGACCAGGTTGGACCTGATTGGACCGCGCTGCTCTATAATTCTCGAAGGAGTCGAGGTCAACTTCCTGCGCACCATCGATGCAGTCAACGAGCTGGTCAACGAAGCGATTGCGATCAAGGATTCTGTCGACGAGAAATTCTTGCGACTTGTCTACACATTCCGAATCAAAAACTGGGGCGATCAACCGGTGTCGTTCTCGCTCGATCACAAGTGGTCCAATGCTGGAAATCATATGCTCATGCCTGGACAGGACGCCAAATCGACTTGGGAAATAAAGACGTCGCTACGTCACTGGGTGCAGATCGCCAAGAAGGAAGCAAGCCTTTTCAGCGTCGCCAGACCAGATGACCCGACACGGGCCGCACTGATTGAGCTGTACATTATTGTCAATAATACGGGGGGTGACGTAACGGATACGTTCAAGTGGAATCAATTTGTGATGCCGATTGAGATTCAAGAGCTTGGAGTTTTGATACACGACGGCAAGGTCCTCTATCGGAGGTCTCGACCGTTTGCGGTACCTACGCGCGATTATGCACAGTTGAGGGATCGACCGACGGAAGGGTAGGGCGAGATGGATAAGGTCTCTGCATCGGCGCAACTCGGAGGCGGGTGGTCTTGTTCAGCGGGTAGGCGTAGCAGTGCTTCACCGGCACGTTCTTGAGTCGATAGGCGTTCGGGTCGATCGTGCGGCGCACGTACCTGATGCCGGTTCACTGGGCCGCTTGTGCGGCTTGGCCAGGCTCGACACCGACCGGCCGTGGGTCTTCACACCGTTGACCACGTAGTAGCAGTCACTGCTACCGGTCGTGCCGGTGTAGATCCGGCTACCGGCCTGATAGACGCCGCGATGCCCCTGCGCGGTGTCGGCATAAGACACGACCAAGCGCAGACAGGGGCACGCGGCGCGAAGCTGACGCAGCGTCGCGGCGATGCTCCGAGTCACCGGGGTGGCATGGTCGGTGAGCGCGACGCGCACCAGCTCAACGCACTCGGTTTGGCCCAGACCGTAGGGGCTGCCCAGCTTGTGGGTCGCTTCCCGGCCATAGATGACCGCGCCAACGAACACTCCGTCGTACCGGGCTGCCGGGCGAACGCAGGGGGCGACAAGAAGATCAGTCAGGCTCGTCACCCTCGGTTCGACACTTCTGCGGTTGAGTAGTTGAGGTTGAAATCAACAGGCAGTCACCGCGCGCCATCCGGGGAGGGACGTAGCGCGCGGTGACCCGAGGCATACCCCGACCGGCTGGGTACAACGGAGGTGTGCAGAGAGGCAGCCGTGGAGAGACGCACAGTGAGACACCCGGAGCCCTACCCCATCCTCAAGAAGGATCCCGAACTGACGGTCCCCTTCGGGCTGGAGACTAACCCCGACGGCGCAGACCGCGCTGCTGGGGCCGGGGTGCATCATCCGCGACCAGTTCGTCGACCTCGTCAACGAACTGGCCCACCAATGCCAGTGCAGCCACTGCACCGCCCGCCTCGTCCGCGCCGCGAAAACGAGTGAGCACGAACACACCGCCTCCTCGACCTGAGCCGGGCCGCTGAGGTCTGACCCGCCCCAGTTCGACCTCGCCGTGGAGGACCGGGCCAGCCTGCCCAGTTCTCCACGGCATTTGCCGTGAGATGATGGTTAGAACGTCACTCCCGCCCACTTGGCGAAGCCTGCCAATGAGTCGGTGGCTCGCGCGTCGGCGGCAGCGATGGCGTGCAGGGTTTCCCGCACTGACGGGTGATACCTGGTCTGTTGCGGGGACACGGTGCGCGCTTCCTGAAGCGACCGCAACGCCTTCTCGCGGTTGCCGTGCAAGATCCACGCCCTTGCCACATCGATGTGGTGGTGACCTACCCGTGTCGATTCTTCGCGGTCGTCAACGTGCATCGCCTCGGCACGGGCAACCGCGGTCGTGCCGTCCGACATCTCGACCGGCACCGCGACGGAGTGGAACTCCACGTTGGCGAGGTTGGCGCGAACGTCGAAGTACGGGGACACCGGCACGCCCCTCGTCACGATGTTGCGCGCCTCTTCGATGTGAGCGTCCGCATCGCGTCCGCTCCCCACACGTGCTTGGAACACTGCTTGTCGGAGATGGAGCTGGGCGACAACGGCCAGCGCTTCGGGTGTGCCGAACTTCTCGGCCTGCGCGAGGGCGCGATTCACGCTCCGCATCCCGAGGCCATAGTCACCCCGGTGGAGCTGCAAGGACGAGCGGCGGAATGCAGCGACGGGAACACGTAGGGGGTCACCGGACTTCTGCGCCGAAGCGACGAGCCGGTCACTGGCCAGTGCCGAGAGATCGAGATAGCCGAACCGGTACGTGACTGCCTTGACCAAGCTGTACGCGTCATCGAGTAGAGCATGTGCCGTCTCGGCTTCCTCGACACCTGACGCCAGGGCGAGATTGGCGTACAGGTGTTGGAGCAGTAGCGGCAAGCGCATCGCGAGCTGGGCGTAACGACTCTTGCGGCGCAGCACCTCACCGTCGTTCACGGCCGTTCGCAACTTGTCCACGTGCCACAACGGCTCATCGAGCTGGGGGTCATCGTGGGAGTCGAGTGCACGACGCAGTTCTGGGATCGCCGCCCGGTCAGTACCAGGGTCGGTAGCCAGATCTTCGTAGGGCTGACCGGTCAGCACCGTCACCCCGACTCCCAGCCCGGTGGCGCACGCCGTTGTGAACGCCGGTGACGCTGGCGCGTGTCCGGACTCGACCTTCTTCAGCAGGCTAAGGCTGACATGGGCCCTCTCGGCAAGATCACGCTGTCGCATGTCCTGCAACTTGCGTAGGCGTGCCACCCGCTGGCCGATGCTGGCATTGCCAGCGAAGTACTCAAGGTCCACGGCCCTGGCTCCTCACGTCTGCTCGCTGCCTCCACGATGCCACTCAATCCAGCGACTTCCCCACCCCAGATCACCTTTGAACTTGCTTTGTCCCCCCAGCGTCCACCTATCGGCCATGCTCAACACAACGTCACAGGTTAACCACGCAGAGTGGAAGGTGGCGGCGGAACTACCAAGCGACCAGGAAGCGGGCTCCTTGATGACGGTGGTCAAGACGCTGCCGAGCTGCCCAGGCGGCCTCGAAGGCGAAGGGCTGCGGTCGATAGGGCTTGAGCCTGGACTGTGGCAGCAGTTCGGGTCGCAAGTTGTCCCTCCACGGGGGGAGCGGTTGTCGCCCGCTCGTTCAGACAGCGGTCGGACGGGCGGGTTCCGAAGGCCGGATGGCGTCGTTCCCCCGACGCGACGCCGCCCGGTAATCCGCCCCAGGCGGGAGGAGTGGGGTGAACGCCTCGAATGAGGCGTGGCAGTTGAGCAAGCAGCTTCGCACGGAAGCGGACTTCCGGATGCTGCCGTTGCTCACTTCCGACGGTCGCCCACTTGGTCTCCACTTCCACCGATTCGCACAACCGGGCGTGATCGAGGTTGTTCAAGCATGGGACGACCGATGGGCGGTGTACGCCCGATTGAGCGATGCACCGAACAAGCGGGAGCCCTTCACTGGGTCGCCCCTCTTGAATCAGTTCTTAGGTGTCTTCTCCGATGTGGTCAACCGACTCGCGGAGGCAGAGGGCAACTCGCCTCGCTGAGGTGAGCGCAGGCACTACATGTAGGAGGGAGGCAAGGCATGGACCAGTTCGAGGACGTCTTCGTCGGCGAGCAGACCCTCGTGTCGCTTGGCAGCGAGTACACGAAGGTGAGCGGCAGCAGCGACACCCGCAACCAGTACGACGAAATCTGATCCGCAGCGCCCGGGGGTGGGCACCGCTGCCCACCCCCGGCGTTCCGCTTGGAGGCACCACCTTGCTGAAGTTCGCTCTCTTCCACGAAGACGGTCTCCCGCCGTGGCGCCCGGCCGGTGCTCGCTGGGCCTCTGGTTCCAGTTGGGTCGAGCCGTTCCGGCATCCGGCTCTCGAAGACTTCGCCGCGACTGATGGCATATCGAGCTTCGTCGCGGTCAGGGAACGCGCCGCCAGCTCGCCTGCACTCGGCACCACGGACCTGATGGTGCTCACTACGGCCGACTACGCGGCGTTGAAGACGCAACTGCTCGGCTCAGCCACCGAG
This region of Saccharothrix longispora genomic DNA includes:
- a CDS encoding M15 family metallopeptidase; amino-acid sequence: MFRRSAHVRAAGLLTVAAGVVALSACASPAAPGNGGGADPEVDGSIPANTSIALDDSRHPALSRLDAALVAAVRAAAVDARAAGIELRVTSGWRGEGYQRRLFDEAVAVHGSVEEARRWVTTPEESAHVRGEAIDIGPTDAADWLVRNGADYGLCQAYANEMWHFELLTAPGGECPAPRADAAG
- a CDS encoding Mom family adenine methylcarbamoylation protein, with amino-acid sequence MTSLTDLLVAPCVRPAARYDGVFVGAVIYGREATHKLGSPYGLGQTECVELVRVALTDHATPVTRSIAATLRQLRAACPCLRLVVSYADTAQGHRGVYQAGSRIYTGTTGSSDCYYVVNGVKTHGRSVSSLAKPHKRPSEPASGTCAARSTRTPIDSRTCR
- a CDS encoding helix-turn-helix domain-containing protein, whose protein sequence is MDLEYFAGNASIGQRVARLRKLQDMRQRDLAERAHVSLSLLKKVESGHAPASPAFTTACATGLGVGVTVLTGQPYEDLATDPGTDRAAIPELRRALDSHDDPQLDEPLWHVDKLRTAVNDGEVLRRKSRYAQLAMRLPLLLQHLYANLALASGVEEAETAHALLDDAYSLVKAVTYRFGYLDLSALASDRLVASAQKSGDPLRVPVAAFRRSSLQLHRGDYGLGMRSVNRALAQAEKFGTPEALAVVAQLHLRQAVFQARVGSGRDADAHIEEARNIVTRGVPVSPYFDVRANLANVEFHSVAVPVEMSDGTTAVARAEAMHVDDREESTRVGHHHIDVARAWILHGNREKALRSLQEARTVSPQQTRYHPSVRETLHAIAAADARATDSLAGFAKWAGVTF